A single window of Jiangella alkaliphila DNA harbors:
- a CDS encoding LLM class F420-dependent oxidoreductase: MRLGLNLGYWGGGDNHVNLALAKEADRLGYAVVWAAEAYGSDAPTVLAWVAAQTERVDVGSAVMQIPARTPAATAMTAATLDSLSGGRFRLGLGVSGPQVSEGWHGVRFDHPLARTREYVDIVRLALSRQRLAYEGEHWRLPLPDGPGKALQLTVHQARPSIPVYLASIGPRNLELTGEIADGWLGIFYAPEHAAGSLDLIRAGREKAGATMDGFDVVPTVPVSVGADLEACAEPVRAYSALYLGGMGSRQQNFYNALAVRMGFGDAARAVQDLFLDRKYREAAAAVPLEFVDRTALIGPPERIRDRLHAYAESGVTTLSVAAHAGSLEDRVAALRTVAEALDAAGLAS, translated from the coding sequence ATGCGGCTCGGGCTGAACCTGGGCTACTGGGGCGGCGGCGACAACCACGTCAACCTGGCGCTGGCCAAAGAGGCCGACCGGCTCGGCTACGCGGTGGTCTGGGCGGCCGAGGCGTACGGATCCGACGCACCCACGGTGCTGGCCTGGGTGGCGGCGCAGACGGAGCGGGTCGACGTCGGCAGCGCCGTCATGCAGATCCCGGCGCGCACCCCGGCCGCGACGGCGATGACCGCCGCCACGCTCGACAGCCTGTCCGGCGGCCGGTTCCGGCTCGGCCTCGGCGTCTCCGGGCCGCAGGTCTCCGAGGGCTGGCACGGCGTCCGCTTCGACCACCCGCTGGCCCGCACGCGGGAGTACGTCGACATCGTCCGGCTCGCGCTGTCGCGGCAGCGGCTGGCCTACGAGGGCGAGCACTGGCGGCTGCCGCTGCCCGACGGCCCCGGCAAGGCCCTGCAGTTGACGGTGCACCAGGCGCGGCCGTCGATCCCGGTGTACCTCGCCTCGATCGGCCCGCGGAACCTCGAGCTGACCGGCGAGATCGCCGACGGCTGGCTGGGCATCTTCTACGCGCCCGAGCACGCGGCCGGGTCGCTGGACCTCATCCGGGCCGGTCGTGAGAAGGCCGGCGCGACGATGGACGGCTTCGACGTCGTACCGACCGTCCCGGTGTCCGTCGGCGCCGACCTCGAGGCGTGCGCCGAGCCGGTGCGGGCGTACTCGGCGCTGTACCTCGGCGGCATGGGCAGCCGGCAGCAGAACTTCTACAACGCGCTCGCCGTGCGCATGGGCTTCGGCGACGCCGCGCGCGCCGTCCAGGACCTGTTCCTGGACCGCAAGTACCGCGAGGCCGCCGCCGCCGTCCCGCTGGAGTTCGTCGACCGGACGGCGCTGATCGGCCCGCCCGAGCGCATCCGCGACCGCCTGCACGCCTACGCGGAGTCCGGCGTGACGACGTTGTCCGTCGCGGCCCACGCCGGGTCGCTGGAGGACCGCGTGGCGGCGCTGCGCACCGTCGCCGAGGCGCTGGACGCCGCCGGACTGGCATCCTGA
- a CDS encoding undecaprenyl-diphosphate phosphatase: MEWFHAVVLGVLQGLTEFLPISSSAHLRIYPELFGWEDPGAAFTAVTQIGTESAVILYFARDIGRIISAWFRSLVSSSSGRRRRATYDPQDARMGWFVIIGTIPIGALGYVLRDVIEDDFRSLWIIATTLVVLGVILGIADRVGRKERTAADLTYKDAVLIGFAQAMALIPGVSRSGASISMGLFLGLDRKAAARFAFLLAIPAVLGSGIFEWPSAMDEGSVYGAGPTILATVVAFFVGFGVIAWLMSWLEKRSFAPFIVYRIALGLFTFAMLATGTWSA; encoded by the coding sequence ATGGAGTGGTTCCACGCCGTCGTGCTCGGGGTGCTGCAGGGACTGACCGAGTTCCTGCCCATCTCCTCCAGCGCCCACCTGCGGATCTACCCGGAGCTGTTCGGCTGGGAGGATCCGGGCGCGGCCTTCACCGCCGTCACGCAGATCGGCACCGAGTCCGCGGTCATCCTGTACTTCGCCCGCGACATCGGGCGGATCATCAGTGCGTGGTTCCGCTCGCTCGTGTCGAGCTCGTCCGGGCGGCGCCGGCGCGCCACGTACGACCCGCAGGACGCCAGGATGGGTTGGTTCGTGATCATCGGGACGATCCCGATCGGCGCGCTCGGCTACGTCCTGAGGGACGTCATCGAGGACGACTTCCGCTCGCTCTGGATCATCGCGACGACCCTCGTCGTGCTGGGCGTCATCCTGGGCATCGCCGACCGCGTCGGCCGCAAGGAGCGCACCGCCGCCGACCTCACCTACAAGGACGCCGTCCTCATCGGGTTCGCGCAGGCGATGGCGCTGATCCCCGGCGTGTCCCGGTCCGGCGCGTCCATCAGCATGGGCCTGTTCCTCGGGCTGGACCGCAAGGCGGCGGCCCGGTTCGCGTTCCTGCTGGCGATCCCGGCCGTGCTCGGCTCGGGCATCTTCGAGTGGCCGAGCGCGATGGACGAGGGGTCGGTCTACGGCGCCGGCCCGACGATCCTGGCGACGGTGGTCGCGTTCTTCGTCGGCTTCGGCGTCATCGCCTGGCTGATGTCGTGGCTGGAGAAGCGGTCGTTCGCCCCGTTCATCGTCTACCGCATCGCGCTCGGCCTGTTCACGTTCGCGATGCTGGCCACCGGCACCTGGAGCGCGTAG
- a CDS encoding aminoglycoside phosphotransferase family protein: MDEQLMRTLLREQHPDLAGEHVRPAATGWDNELWRLGDGLAVRVPRTERAPDLLRKEYRWVPELAPRLPLPVPVPLRWAEPSERFAKPWAVTTWVDGEPADRAVITRGDHAAETLAGFLRALHRPAPDDAPANADRGVDLAVVAAGVEDGFRSLVPSALLPAVREVWDDAASAPPWAGPRTWLHGDLHPANVTVADGTLAGVIDFGELCAGDPATDLAAAWTLLPVGASARFFAVYGGADDATVRRARGWSLRTALGLISVGRAGEQGLPGGKPTWLPAGLGTIDRVLADAG, translated from the coding sequence ATGGACGAGCAGCTGATGCGGACGCTGCTGCGTGAGCAGCACCCCGATCTCGCCGGCGAGCACGTGCGGCCGGCCGCCACCGGCTGGGACAACGAGCTGTGGCGGCTGGGCGACGGCCTGGCCGTGCGCGTCCCGCGCACCGAGCGAGCCCCGGACCTGCTGCGCAAGGAGTACCGGTGGGTGCCCGAGCTGGCGCCGCGGCTGCCGCTGCCGGTCCCGGTGCCGCTGCGCTGGGCCGAGCCGTCCGAGCGCTTCGCGAAGCCGTGGGCCGTCACCACCTGGGTCGACGGCGAGCCGGCCGACCGCGCCGTCATCACCCGCGGCGACCACGCGGCCGAGACGCTGGCCGGATTCCTGCGCGCACTGCACCGGCCCGCGCCCGACGATGCGCCGGCCAATGCGGATCGCGGCGTCGACCTCGCAGTGGTCGCCGCTGGGGTCGAGGACGGCTTCCGGTCACTCGTCCCGTCGGCGCTGCTGCCCGCGGTCCGCGAGGTCTGGGACGACGCCGCGTCGGCGCCGCCCTGGGCCGGCCCGCGCACCTGGCTGCACGGCGACCTGCACCCCGCGAACGTCACCGTTGCCGACGGCACCCTCGCCGGCGTGATCGACTTCGGCGAGCTGTGCGCCGGCGACCCCGCGACGGACCTGGCCGCGGCCTGGACGCTGCTCCCGGTCGGCGCGTCGGCCCGGTTCTTCGCCGTCTACGGCGGCGCCGACGACGCGACGGTCAGGCGGGCGCGTGGGTGGTCCCTGCGCACCGCGCTCGGGCTGATCAGCGTCGGCCGGGCGGGGGAGCAGGGCCTTCCCGGCGGCAAGCCCACCTGGCTGCCGGCCGGCCTGGGCACGATCGACCGCGTCCTGGCCGACGCCGGCTAG
- a CDS encoding M23 family metallopeptidase — protein sequence MAALAATAGLALAAVGGPAVADPATTPPATQPPAHPPSDGAPGEAPPDDLPPGTVAPPPVEAPPAPGDPESAYAQGLEGAQTVAVAEAQRLLAQVMADLTSAQEVFATASAAADDARANDVHAQQQLKIATESVARTQRELDELDARSEATRNTIGTIAREAYQGNNLAAMGVVLGAETPDDLASRYMGMRTLLRTADGALDEMANTQAELADTHARLEGQRLRLQTVADQAGLSLAALETAEGAALAARQVVDNTQTLVEGAVQAAADARLEDYQRYMELLQQSTEVGELLAQASYGPGYGTGTFIRPATGPTTSDYGQRLHPILGYVKMHTGLDFGRGDGRIYAADAGTVIEARWNNAYGNMVILDHGLVNGQRLTTMYAHQSDLMVVPGQRVEKGQYIGNIGSTGYSTGPHLHFEVRLDGQHTDPWPWVSSAPLPGGAS from the coding sequence GTGGCGGCCCTCGCCGCCACTGCGGGCCTCGCGCTGGCCGCCGTCGGAGGGCCCGCCGTCGCGGATCCCGCGACCACCCCGCCCGCCACCCAGCCGCCGGCCCATCCGCCGTCTGATGGCGCACCCGGGGAGGCACCGCCCGACGACCTCCCGCCGGGCACCGTCGCGCCCCCGCCGGTCGAGGCTCCGCCGGCGCCCGGCGACCCCGAGTCCGCGTACGCGCAGGGCCTCGAGGGCGCCCAGACTGTCGCCGTCGCCGAGGCGCAGCGGCTGCTCGCGCAGGTGATGGCCGACCTCACCTCGGCCCAGGAGGTGTTCGCCACCGCCTCCGCGGCCGCCGACGACGCCCGCGCCAACGACGTCCACGCCCAGCAGCAGCTGAAGATCGCCACCGAGTCGGTCGCCCGCACGCAGCGGGAGCTCGACGAGCTCGACGCCCGCTCCGAGGCCACCCGCAACACCATCGGCACCATCGCCCGCGAGGCCTACCAGGGCAACAACCTCGCCGCCATGGGCGTCGTCCTCGGCGCCGAGACGCCCGACGACCTCGCCTCGCGCTACATGGGCATGCGGACGCTGCTGCGCACGGCCGACGGCGCACTCGACGAGATGGCCAACACCCAGGCCGAGCTGGCCGACACCCACGCCCGGCTGGAGGGCCAGCGGCTGCGGCTGCAGACGGTGGCCGACCAGGCCGGCCTGTCGCTGGCCGCGCTCGAGACGGCCGAGGGTGCGGCGCTCGCGGCCCGCCAGGTGGTCGACAACACCCAGACGCTGGTCGAGGGGGCGGTGCAGGCCGCGGCCGACGCCCGGCTCGAGGACTACCAGCGGTACATGGAGCTGCTGCAGCAGTCCACCGAGGTCGGCGAGCTGCTGGCGCAGGCGAGCTACGGGCCCGGCTACGGCACCGGCACGTTCATCCGGCCGGCCACCGGCCCGACGACGTCCGACTACGGCCAGCGGCTGCACCCGATCCTCGGCTACGTGAAGATGCACACCGGCCTCGACTTCGGCCGCGGCGACGGCCGCATCTACGCCGCCGACGCCGGCACCGTCATCGAGGCGCGGTGGAACAACGCCTACGGCAACATGGTCATCCTCGACCACGGCCTGGTGAACGGCCAGCGGCTCACCACCATGTACGCCCACCAGTCCGACCTCATGGTTGTGCCGGGCCAGCGGGTCGAGAAGGGCCAGTACATCGGCAACATCGGTTCGACCGGCTACTCCACTGGGCCGCACCTGCACTTCGAGGTCCGCCTCGACGGCCAGCACACCGACCCGTGGCCGTGGGTGTCCAGCGCCCCGCTGCCCGGCGGCGCGTCCTAG
- a CDS encoding histidine phosphatase family protein, which produces MPTVVLVRHGRTTANVAGVLAGRTPGVGLDDTGRAGAAALAQRLEPVRPAVVVSSPLERCVQTATAIAGGREVVTDDGLSECDYGDWTGRSLAELRREKLWKVVQEHPSGVVFPGGESLRAVQQRAVDAVRTRDTELAAEHGPGAVWFAVSHADVIKAVLADALGLHLDHFQRLVVDPCSVSVVSFTERRPFVLRVNDTGGDLGFLAAPARRRRRSTRGDAVVGGGAGDAR; this is translated from the coding sequence ATGCCCACAGTCGTCCTGGTACGCCACGGCCGGACCACCGCCAATGTCGCGGGAGTGCTGGCCGGCCGCACGCCCGGCGTCGGCCTCGACGACACCGGCCGGGCCGGCGCCGCGGCGCTCGCCCAGCGGCTCGAGCCGGTCCGTCCCGCGGTGGTCGTCAGCAGCCCGCTGGAGCGGTGCGTCCAGACGGCGACGGCGATCGCCGGCGGCCGCGAGGTGGTCACCGACGACGGCCTCAGCGAGTGCGACTACGGCGACTGGACCGGCCGCTCGCTGGCCGAACTGCGCCGCGAGAAGCTGTGGAAGGTCGTCCAGGAGCACCCGTCCGGCGTCGTGTTCCCTGGCGGCGAGTCGCTGCGCGCCGTCCAGCAGCGCGCCGTCGACGCTGTCCGCACGCGCGACACTGAGCTGGCCGCCGAGCACGGGCCGGGTGCCGTGTGGTTCGCCGTCTCGCACGCCGACGTCATCAAGGCGGTCCTCGCCGACGCGCTCGGCCTGCACCTCGACCACTTCCAGCGGCTGGTCGTCGACCCGTGCTCGGTGTCCGTCGTCTCGTTCACCGAGCGGCGGCCGTTCGTGCTGCGCGTCAACGACACCGGCGGCGACCTCGGCTTCCTCGCGGCGCCGGCGCGGCGGCGGCGCCGCAGCACGCGCGGCGACGCCGTGGTCGGTGGGGGAGCGGGCGACGCGAGATAG
- a CDS encoding DUF3090 family protein, whose product MAAQVYRFDQPQRFIAGTVGRPGERSFFLQARDATKLISVLLEKEQVSVLAERVDDMLDEILRRAGGLTTVPAVAPPELDDLDPLEQPIVEEFRVGAMTLRWDTDDEEVVVAAYAASDDDTEPPDDPDESDRDVMVVRLSGPAARAFVKRAQAVVGAGRPPCPLCSLPLDPAGHVCPRQNGYRRRD is encoded by the coding sequence GTGGCCGCGCAGGTGTACAGATTCGATCAGCCCCAACGCTTCATCGCCGGAACCGTCGGGCGTCCCGGTGAGCGTTCGTTCTTCCTCCAGGCTCGCGACGCCACCAAACTGATCAGCGTGCTGCTCGAGAAGGAGCAGGTGTCGGTGCTGGCCGAGCGGGTCGACGACATGCTCGACGAGATCCTGCGCCGGGCCGGCGGGCTGACCACCGTGCCGGCCGTCGCGCCGCCCGAGCTCGACGACCTCGACCCGCTGGAGCAGCCGATCGTCGAGGAGTTCCGCGTCGGCGCCATGACGCTGCGCTGGGACACCGACGACGAGGAAGTCGTGGTCGCCGCGTACGCCGCGTCCGACGACGACACCGAGCCGCCCGACGACCCCGACGAGTCCGACCGCGACGTCATGGTCGTGCGGCTGTCCGGCCCCGCGGCCCGGGCGTTCGTCAAGCGCGCCCAGGCCGTCGTCGGCGCCGGACGCCCGCCGTGCCCGCTGTGCAGCCTGCCGCTCGACCCCGCCGGGCACGTCTGCCCCCGGCAGAACGGCTACCGGCGGCGGGACTGA